The following proteins are encoded in a genomic region of Bos javanicus breed banteng chromosome 20, ARS-OSU_banteng_1.0, whole genome shotgun sequence:
- the LOC133233366 gene encoding ribosomal protein eL22-like — MVQKKDKKPKKSTWKFNLEFTHPVEDGVFDSGNVEQFMLEKVKVNGKTGNLGNVVHTEHFKNKIIVVSEKQFSKRYLKYFTKKYLKKNSLHDWLPVVASDKETYELRYFQIRQDEDESESKD, encoded by the coding sequence ATGGTGCAGAAGAAAGACAAGAAGCCTAAAAAGTCAACCTGGAAGTTTAATTTGGAGTTTACTCATCCAGTAGAAGATGGAGTTTTTGATTCTGGAAATGTTGAACAGTTTATGCTGGAGAAGGTTAAAGTGAATGGAAAGACTGGAAATCTTGGGAATGTCGTTCACACTGAACACTTCAAGAATAAAATCATAGTTGTTTCTGAGAAACAGTTCTCTAAAAGGTATTTGAAGTACTTTACCAAGAAATACCTTAAAAAGAACAGTCTTCATGATTGGCTTCCTGTGGTTGCATCTGACAAGGAGACTTATGAGCTTCGTTACTTCCAGATTAGACAAGATGAAGATGAATCTGAGTCTAAGGACTAG